Genomic window (Eubalaena glacialis isolate mEubGla1 chromosome X, mEubGla1.1.hap2.+ XY, whole genome shotgun sequence):
CAATCCAGTTGGTGGGAACAGGAACAGGAACTATAATTGGCTAAGTTAGCTCCAAAGGACTCTTTCTCTAATCTTTTTGTGTGGTTCCCCTCTCCCTTACACCTTCTGGTCTCAAGTAGTTTCTTCACACCCATGTTGATCCTTTCAGTTGGAAGACTTGAAAGGAATCATAGGCAAATCTCCAGAGATATTGTTTTGTGCATTTCCACCTACTCTGGCGCTCTGGATTTTTAGCTGTCTTGGCCACCTTGAATTCTCAACTCTGTATCTTCAACTCAGGGAAAGTACTGAGTTCTGGGTTCCCTATCTCTTGGCTGCAGTCTGGAAACACTCTCCAAGCAATAAACTGGGGCAATTGTAGAGATCACGtcattctcttccctttctcagtGATTACTGTCTTGTGATGCCTGTTTCCAATGTCTAAAAACTATTGCTTCATATAATTTGTCCAGTTATTTTTTAAGGCAAGAGAGTAAGTTCTGATACTCCATCTTGCTGGAAGCAGAAGTCTCTGCTTTTTGTTATAGAACTATCCTCCTTTACTTTTTTATGATTGttgaatatttttcctctttcattgctGTTGCAAATGGAATTTTCTCTTCCACTATATCTTAGAAATAATAATTGTTTGATATATAAAGACTATTAATTTTTCTGTGTTACTTTTATATTGTTGCCTTCCTAaacttttcttattatttgtattagtttcagcATTAATTATCTTGGGTTTTACAGATATATTATTTTAACTATAAATATAGTTCTACCTCTTTCCTTCCTATTTTTATGCCTCTAACTGTTTTGTTTGGTTGTACTGGTTAATATCTCCGTACAATGCTAAATATTCACACTCTTCTATTTCAAACCTAATATTGACAACTAACCTCAACTTGTATCagctagttttatttttaaagcctcAGACTGATGTTTAGTTAGGGAACAGTCTGGTGACCAGTGAAGAAAGTCTCTTTTCAAAGTGGGGTTAAATTGAAGGAATCCAGGATCCAATAGTGGATGGTCCCCAGAATGTCTAACAATGTATTGTGAACATTCAAGTGGTTATTATGCTCAACAACATGTATGGGTAAATGAATGTTCTGATCCACTGTGTTCTAAGCCTTTTAGTTTCCCATTGAAGACCTTTCTGTTGCCTTTTCTGCTGCTATTGGATAGAGTGTTCTATCAACATCAGTTAGGTCTAGTTGGTTGataatattcagattttctatatctTTGCAGATTGTGCTACTTACTCCACTGATTATATAGAGAGAAATGTTGATGTCTCCAAGTATAACTGTGTTGTCCATTTTCCCTTTAAATTCTGTCTggttttgcctcatgtattttggGTCTCTATAGTTAGGTGCCTAAATGTTTAGGGTGGCTATGTCTTCTTGAAGAATTGACCTTTTATTGCTGACAATTTTCCCTGTTCTGAAATCTACTCTGCCTGACAATATTATAgatactccagctttttttttttttttttttttttttaataaaaacaatccCACAGCATTTATTGTCATCTGGTAATAACATAAAGGTGAGCAAAACAATATGAATAAATGCTTTAGAACTACACTTCTAACAAAGCACACCTAAAAAAACTGTATTGCCTTCTCAACAATTTCTCACTTCATTGATCATTTCTAGTTGGAGACACTTTGGAGCAGAGTAATGTTATCTCCTTTTAGCATGATCCGACCCAGTTGttttcttgactttgttttaGAATGAATCTCTTCTGCATCATCTAATACGAGGTTCATATACTCATCAAAACCATTTTGCAAGTATCTGAAGATGAGATTGATTGGCTGCACCATCACCTTCTGCACCTTCTGGCCCTGGCCCCGGTACGCCATGGTGGAAGCTCACAAAGACCACACTATCCCGCACACTACCTCAAAAAGCAACTTCCGGAATCCACCTCCAgctttttttgtttagttttatcattgtgtgtatgtgtttaatgGGTATGCATTTCTCAGGACAGGAAAGGTATGAACAAGAGATATAActtttttctataatttatacTTAGAGTTCCCATTAACTGACTGAGAGACAACCACAGTCAACTCAGGGTTCAAGACCCTCTCCAGTGTTGAATCTCAGTTCTGCAGGGGACTTAAGTGACACCAAGGCTTGAGGAGGGGGAGTCACTCTGTCAATGCAAACATCTGCCAATATACCTCATTCCCCATTGTCTCCTGTTATTGGGTCA
Coding sequences:
- the LOC133082324 gene encoding small nuclear ribonucleoprotein E-like, with translation MAYRGQGQKVQKVMVQPINLIFRYLQNGFDEYMNLVLDDAEEIHSKTKSRKQLGRIMLKGDNITLLQSVSN